TATCCGCTTTGGGTGATCCATCTGTTTGCCGGGGTCGCGGGCTCCGGGTTTTCCTATCTGTTTGGCGGGGGGCTCTTTGACCTCTTGCCGGCTTATATTGCAGCGGTTGCGTCGAGCGTGGCCCTTGTTGAATTCGAGCGGTATCTGAAAGTCCGCTTTGCTTCGGAGTTTATGGGTGCCTTCACCGGGGGGACGGTGGCCATCCTCCTGGTCATGTTCGGGCTCGGTAACAATCTCGATCAGATCATTATCGGGTCCCTCATGCCCCTCGTCCCCGGGGTGCCTTTGACCAACTCCGTCCGTGACCTCCTGTCCGGAGATCTCCTTGCCGGGATGAGCCGCGGGGTGGAGGCACTCTTAACCTCGCTGTCGATTGCCGGCGGTGTTGCACTGACGATTTCAATTTTCCTGTAAAGGAGGCGCACATGCCATGGTGACATTTATTCTGCAACTGATCATTACCTTTGCTGCAACTGTGGCATTCGGCATTCTCTTTAATGTGCCGAAGCGCGCCCTTCTGATCGGCGGTGCCATCGGGGTCTGTACGTGGGCGGTGTTGAGTATTTCCATGATGCTCGGAGCGGCTCAGGTCGTATCGACGGGTCTTGCGTCCATCTCTGCGGCAGTCAATGCCCATTTCCTTGCGCGAAAACTGAAGCTGCCGGTGACGACCCTCTCCATTCCAGGGATCCTCCCGCTTGTACCCGGAAGCCGTGCCTACTTCACGATGCTCGCTTTTGTGGACGGTGACTACCTGCAGGGACTTGAATACGGTGTGGAAACGATGCTCATTGCCGGTGCCATTGCCGGCGGACTCGTTGTCGGACTCTCGATCTTTACATTCGGGAAAGGGGGCAGCCACCGTTATGAATCAAACCATTGACGCGTTTATCGACCGTCACCGGTTGATTCAGGCCGGTGATCATCTTCTTGTTGCCGTCTCAGGGGGCGTCGACAGCATGGTCCTTCTTCACCTTCTTCATGAACGGCGGACACGGCTTTCGATCACCCTCTCAGCCGTCCATGCCCACCATCACCTGAGGAGAGAAAGCGCCGACCGTGATGCAGAACTCGTTGCATCGTTTTGCAGGGAACTTGCGATACCGTTTCATCTCGTTCATCTTTCGGTAGAGGAAGAACGAAAGCTTCGTAATGGATCGGTCCAGGCGGTTGCCAGGGACCTCCGTTACGAAGCTTTTCGTCATGTCATGACAGAAACCGGGGCAAACCGGCTGGTCACGGCCCATCACGGGGACGACCAGATCGAAACGGTGCTGCTTCAGCTGCTTCGGAATACGGCCCAGGGCGGAAGCGGGATGCGAGCGTTGCGCCCGATTGAAGGCGGGACCCTGATCCGGCCCCTTTTGGACACAGAGAAAGCCTCACTCTACCGGTACGCCAAGGACAGCGGCATTCCTTTTCGTGAAGATGAGTCGAATGACAGCCGGCATTACCGGCGAAACCGGATCCGCCAGGATATCCTGCCGGTTTTAAAAGAGGAGCATCCGGGTATTCATCGGCAGATCGGCCGTTATACGGAAGAGCGGCAGACAGAGAGCGATTATCTCGATCATCTGGCAGACGAAATGCTTCAGGAGCCGTCTTTTTCTCTTATGATGAAAGAGTCGGGCCTGCAATTCTCCCGGCCGGCCTTTCAAAGACT
This genomic window from [Bacillus] selenitireducens MLS10 contains:
- a CDS encoding threonine/serine exporter family protein, whose protein sequence is MSERADEMMDICLLAGEIMLSYGAETYRVEETLERMSVAAGFANVHCFATTTGIFLSFEEKKGNGDLMQMVRIDNRMQDLNKVMEVNQVSREFTSGDLTIPEAHERLKEIYHAPVLYPLWVIHLFAGVAGSGFSYLFGGGLFDLLPAYIAAVASSVALVEFERYLKVRFASEFMGAFTGGTVAILLVMFGLGNNLDQIIIGSLMPLVPGVPLTNSVRDLLSGDLLAGMSRGVEALLTSLSIAGGVALTISIFL
- a CDS encoding threonine/serine exporter family protein produces the protein MVTFILQLIITFAATVAFGILFNVPKRALLIGGAIGVCTWAVLSISMMLGAAQVVSTGLASISAAVNAHFLARKLKLPVTTLSIPGILPLVPGSRAYFTMLAFVDGDYLQGLEYGVETMLIAGAIAGGLVVGLSIFTFGKGGSHRYESNH
- the tilS gene encoding tRNA lysidine(34) synthetase TilS — its product is MNQTIDAFIDRHRLIQAGDHLLVAVSGGVDSMVLLHLLHERRTRLSITLSAVHAHHHLRRESADRDAELVASFCRELAIPFHLVHLSVEEERKLRNGSVQAVARDLRYEAFRHVMTETGANRLVTAHHGDDQIETVLLQLLRNTAQGGSGMRALRPIEGGTLIRPLLDTEKASLYRYAKDSGIPFREDESNDSRHYRRNRIRQDILPVLKEEHPGIHRQIGRYTEERQTESDYLDHLADEMLQEPSFSLMMKESGLQFSRPAFQRLPSALQKRAVHLLLTYLSEHLRIRVAHNRRNLEQAVAVICGEKPNAAAFFHDGLKLVCAYGLVTIGLTDESLDSFSSFVIQGEGEWVLPTGTLSCRLSETEDPLPETSAQAVTVPGQMLPITVRPRKPGDRITLRSGEGRKKLKKIMIDEKIPQSMRDVWPILVDRHDTILWAPELAVSGELLRIETGHQENRHFHIRFQRFEHETAILE